One stretch of Mangifera indica cultivar Alphonso chromosome 9, CATAS_Mindica_2.1, whole genome shotgun sequence DNA includes these proteins:
- the LOC123225004 gene encoding RNA-binding KH domain-containing protein RCF3-like — protein sequence MAGQRNNYGKRSHSHSDHPDNGSNKRRYSGDDRDQFVIGSDDTVYRYLCPVRKIGSIIGRGGEIVKQLRVDTKSKIRIGETVPGSEERVVTIYSASEETNSLEDDGKLVSPAQDALFKVHDKVVADELNGDEDSEGGHQVTAKLLVPSDQIGCVIGKGGQIVQNIRSETGAQIRILKDDHLPTCALSSDELVQISGEAAVVKKALYQIASRLHENPSRTQHFLASAISNVHSSSTSLMGSTAAGPIVGIAPLMGHYGGYKGDTSGDWSRSLYSAPRDEMSSKEFSLRLVCPTANIGGVIGKGGAIINQIRQESGASIKVDSSATEGDDCLISISSKEYFEDTYSPSIEAVVRLQPRCSEKIERDSGLISFTTRLLVPTSRIGCLIGKGGAIITEMRRLTKANIRILPKDSLPKIASEDDEMVQISGDLDLAKDALIQVTKRLRANLFDREGAVSAFVPVLPYLPMPENGSDSFNYESRESKRHVRGHPYSAGYSSSDLGATDRYGSYGGSQIGGSGSSYGAYGSYSSERSGVSGLSSHTTVSRRKSYY from the exons ATGGCGGGTCAGAGGAATAATTATGGGAAGCGGTCACATTCGCATTCTGACCATCCAGACAATGGTTCTAATAAGAGGAGATATTCAGGCGATGATAGAGATCAATTCGTGATCGGTTCTGATGATACTGTGTACCGGTACTTGTGCCCGGTAAGAAAGATTGGGAGCATCATTGGAAGGGGTGGGGAGATTGTCAAGCAGTTAAGAGTAGACACTAAATCAAAGATCAGGATTGGGGAGACAGTTCCGGGGTCCGAGGAACGAGTGGTTACTATTTATAGTGCTAGTGAGGAGACTAATTCCCTTGAAGATGATGGCAAATTAGTATCTCCCGCCCAAGATGCGCTCTTCAAAGTGCATGACAAAGTTGTTGCGGATGAATTGAATGGTGATGAGGACTCAGAAGGAGGTCACCAAGTTACTGCTAAGCTTCTTGTTCCATCTGATCAGATTGGATGTGTTATTGGGAAAGGTGGACAGATAGTTCAGAATATCCGTAGTGAAACCGGTGCTCAGATTCGCATTCTTAAGGATGATCATTTGCCTACTTGTGCCTTGAGCTCAGATGAGCTTGTGCAG ATATCTGGGGAAGCTGCAGTTGTGAAAAAAGCTCTTTACCAAATTGCTTCTCGCTTGCATGAAAATCCATCACGGACTCAACACTTTCTTGCTTCTGCTATTTCCAATGTGCATTCTTCTAGCACTTCACTTATGGGTTCAACTGCTGCTGGCCCAATTGTGGGAATAGCTCCATTGATGGGTCATTATGGAGGATATAAAGGTGACACCTCTGGTGACTGGTCACGCTCCTTATACTCTGCTCCAAGGGATGAGATGTCTTCAAAAGAATTTTCCCTTAGGTTGGTTTGCCCTACTGCTAATATTGGAGGTGTGATTGGCAAGGGTGGAGCCATAATCAATCAGATTAGACAGGAATCGGGGGCATCCATCAAAGTTGATAGTTCAGCAACTGAAGGAGATGATTGCTTAATATCTATTTCGTCTAAGGAG TATTTTGAGGACACATACTCTCCAAGCATAGAAGCAGTTGTGCGGCTGCAACCCAGATGCAGTGAGAAGATTGAGAGAGATTCTGGACTAATCTCATTCACTACCCGCCTATTAGTTCCAACCTCACGAATTGGCTGCCTTATTGGTAAAGGAGGAGCTATTATAACTGAGATGAGGAGACTGACTAAAGCTAACATTCGCATTCTTCCTAAAGATAGCCTTCCAAAAATAGCATCTGAAGATGATGAGATGGTGCAG ATATCTGGAGACCTTGATCTTGCCAAGGATGCTCTCATACAAGTAACTAAGCGGTTAAGAGCTAATCTTTTTGATAGGGAAGGTGCAGTTTCTGCATTTGTGCCAGTTCTGCCATATCTTCCTATGCCTGAAAATGGATCAGACAGCTTTAACTATGAAAGTAGAGAAAGCAAGAGGCATGTGCGTGGGCATCCTTATTCTGCTGGCTATAGCTCAAGTGATTTGGGGGCTACTGATAGATATGGAAGTTATGGTGGTTCACAG ATTGGTGGTAGTGGCAGTTCTTATGGAGCTTATGGAAGTTATTCTTCGGAACGCAGTGGTGTTTCTGG GTTATCCAGCCATACCACTGTTTCTCGGCGCAAAAGCTATTACTAG
- the LOC123225005 gene encoding polypyrimidine tract-binding protein homolog 1-like isoform X3 yields MSTSSQPQFRYTQTPSKVLHLRNLPWECMEEELVELGKPFGKIVNTKINVGPNRNQAFVEFADLNQAISMVSYYASSSEPAQIRGKTVYIQYSNRHEIVNNKSLGDVPGNVLLVTIEGVEAGDVSIDVIHLVFSAFGFVHKIATFEKAAGFQALIQFTDAETASAARNALDGRSIPRYLLPQHVGSCHLRISYSAHTDLNIKFQSHRSRDYTNPYLPVNPTAIEGLMQPIVGPDGKKKEPESNVLLASIENMQYAVTVDVLHTVFSAFGTVQKIAMFEKNGGTQALVQYPDVTTAALAKESLEGHCIYDGGYCLQ; encoded by the exons ATGTCAACCTCCAGCCAGCCACAGTTCCGATACACTCAGACTCCGTCGAAGGTCCTCCATCTCCGTAACCTCCCCTGGGAGTGTATGGAAGAGGAGCTTGTCGAGCTAGGTAAACCCTTTGGTAAGATCGTTAACACCAAGATCAATGTTGGCCCTAATCGTAACCAGGCCTTCGTTGAATTC GCAGACTTAAATCAAGCCATTTCAATGGTATCGTATTATGCTTCTTCTTCAGAACCTGCACAGATTCGAGGTAAAACTGTGTATATTCAGTATTCTAATAGACATGAAATTGTCAACAACAAGAGTCTAGGAGATGTTCCTGGAAATGTTCTACTGGTAACTATCGAAGGTGTAGAAGCTGGTGACGTGAGCATTGATGTCATTCACCTG GTTTTTTCTGCCTTTGGTTTTGTGCACAAGATAGCCACTTTTGAGAAGGCTGCTGGTTTCCAG GCATTGATTCAGTTCACTGATGCTGAAACTGCATCTGCAGCAAGGAATGCATTGGATGGAAGAAGTATTCCCAG GTATCTGCTTCCACAACATGTTGGCTCCTGCCACTTGCGTATTTCATATTCTGCGCACACTGATTTGAATATAAAGTTTCAATCTCATCGGAGCAG GGACTATACGAATCCCTACCTTCCTGTGAATCCTACAGCAATTGAGGGTCTTATGCAG CCTATTGTTGGTCCTGATGGAAAGAAGAAAGAACCTGAGAGTAATGTGCTTCTTGCTTCAATTGAGAATATGCAGTATGCTGTTACAGTAGATGTCCTCCATACA GTATTTTCTGCATTTGGCACTGTCCAGAAAATTGCTATGTTTGAGAAAAATGGCGGAACGCAGGCTCTTGTTCAATATCCTG ATGTCACGACAGCTGCACTTGCAAAAGAATCTTTAGAGGGACATTGCATATATGATGGTGGCTATT GCTTACAGTGA
- the LOC123225447 gene encoding NAC domain-containing protein 100-like produces MESYDEQMELPPGFRFHPTDEELISHYLTPKVLDTCFIARAIGEADLNKCEPWDLPRRAKMGEKEWYFFCVKDRKYPTGLRTNRATKAGYWKATGKDKEIYRNKSLVGMKKTLVFYKGRAPKGEKTNWVMHEFRLEGKHSAYNLPKIAKNEWVISRVLQKRHGGKKMNIQGMVKLGSIFGNNSCSSSALPLLMDSSHVTCFSEPIEEEEDHKIKTYKEEEEDMMDPYNTSLLAPSSSSNPHSDINFPVSGSISVAQTMPNFPNLQHPDSIFMQDQSILKMLLENHEPSMKTTVSKAKFSQDSVVSNHEVVQKSFQDHHHPSSSGGPVDLDYLWNYLN; encoded by the exons ATGGAAAGTTATGATGAACAGATGGAATTGCCTCCAGGGTTCAGATTTCATCCCACTGATGAAGAACTCATATCTCACTACTTGACACCAAAAGTTCTTgacacttgttttattgcaaGAGCCATTGGTGAGGCTGATTTAAACAAGTGCGAGCCTTGGGATTTGCCCA GGAGGGCTAAAATGGGTGAAAAAGAATGGTATTTTTTCTGTGTAAAAGACAGAAAATACCCAACTGGATTGAGAACAAATAGAGCAACTAAAGCTGGTTATTGGAAAGCCACAGGCAAAGATAAAGAGATTTACAGAAACAAATCTCTTGTTGGAATGAAGAAAACTTTGGTTTTTTACAAAGGAAGAGCCCCAAAAGGTGAAAAAACCAACTGGGTTATGCATGAATTTAGATTAGAAGGAAAACATTCTGCTTATAATCTTCCCAAAATTGCCAAG AACGAATGGGTGATTTCCAGGGTGCTTCAGAAGAGGCATGGagggaagaaaatgaatattcaAGGCATGGTGAAATTGGGTTCAATTTTTGGGAACAATTCATGTTCTTCTTCTGCGTTGCCTCTATTGATGGATTCTTCTCACGTGACCTGCTTCTCCGAGCCCATAGAGGAAGAGGAGGACCATAAGATTAAAACttacaaggaagaagaagaagacatgATGGATCCTTACAACACTTCACTTTTAgctccttcttcttcctccaaCCCACACTCCGATATCAACTTCCCAGTTTCAGGCTCGATTTCCGTTGCCCAAACGATGCCAAACTTTCCGAATTTGCAGCACCCGGATTCGATTTTCATGCAAGATCAGTCCATTCTGAAGATGTTGCTTGAAAATCATGAACCAAGCATGAAGACAACAGTTTCAAAAGCAAAGTTTTCTCAGGATTCAGTGGTGTCTAACCATGAAGTTGTTCAGAAATCGTTTCAGGATCATCATCATCCATCAAGTTCTGGTGGACCAGTAGACCTCGATTATCTCTGGaattatttaaactaa
- the LOC123225074 gene encoding transcription factor MYB106-like, with translation MGRSPCCDKVGLKKGPWTPEEDQKLLAYIEEHGHGSWRALPAKAGLQRCGKSCRLRWTNYLRPDIKRGKFSLQEEQTIIQLHALLGNRWSAIATHLPKRTDNEIKNYWNTHLKKRLTKMGIDPVTHKPKNDALLSSDGQSKNAANLNHMAQWESARLEAEARLVRESKLRSHSFYPSAASTSASALNKTAAYAAGSTSIGHGGGVDLESPTSTLSFSENNNNNKVAAASGIGINSLNMIEFVGSSGSSPHHHQNQSGGLIKEEDDQVQDWKYKEGIENSLSFTSSIHPDMTLPMENPWTPESSRTNNGTANMEENFTNLLLNDSIDDGGRSLSDSCKDSENSGGACGGGSDSGSDYYQDNNNYWNNILNLVNSSPSDSPMF, from the exons ATGGGTCGGTCACCCTGCTGTGACAAAGTCGGCTTAAAGAAAGGTCCATGGACTCCTGAAGAAGACCAAAAACTCTTAGCTTATATTGAAGAGCACGGCCATGGCAGTTGGCGTGCCTTGCCTGCTAAAGCAG GTCTTCAAAGATGTGGGAAAAGTTGCAGGCTTCGATGGACTAATTATCTTCGACCTGATATCAAGCGAGGAAAATTCAGTTTACAAGAAGAACAGACCATCATTCAACTCCATGCCCTACTAGGGAACag gTGGTCGGCTATAGCGACTCACTTGCCGAAGAGAACAGATAACGAGATCAAGAATTACTGGAACACCCATCTCAAGAAACGGCTGACGAAAATGGGGATTGATCCTGTCACCCACAAGCCAAAAAACGACGCTCTTCTTTCGAGCGACGGTCAATCGAAGAATGCTGCCAATTTGAACCACATGGCGCAGTGGGAAAGCGCCCGACTGGAAGCTGAAGCGAGGCTGGTTCGAGAGTCAAAACTCCGTTCACATTCTTTTTACCCTTCTGCTGCTTCCACTTCAGCTTCAGCTTTGAACAAAACCGCGGCTTATGCTGCTGGTTCGACTTCAATCGGTCATGGCGGCGGCGTTGATTTAGAGTCTCCGACTTCAACGCTCAGTTTCTCtgagaataataataacaataaagtaGCCGCGGCTAGTGGGATTGGAATCAATTCGTTGAACATGATCGAGTTCGTTGGCTCTTCTGGATCATCCCCCCATCATCATCAGAATCAGAGTGGAGGATtgattaaagaagaagatgatcaAGTACAAGATTGGAAATACAAAGAGGGAATTGAAAATTCTTTGTCTTTTACTTCAAGTATTCATCCTGACATGACACTTCCAATGGAGAATCCATGGACTCCTGAGTCTTCGAGGACAAATAATGGCACTGCCAATATGGAGGAAAATTTCACCAATCTTCTGCTTAATGACTCTATCGACGATGGCGGCCGGAGTCTGTCGGATAGTTGCAAAGATTCCGAGAATAGTGGCGGCGCTTGCGGCGGTGGAAGTGATAGTGGTAGTGACTATTATCAAGACAATAATAACTATTGGAACAACATTCTGAATTTGGTGAATTCTTCTCCATCTGACTCCCCTATGTtctga